The window GTATTGCCCCCCGGGCCGTATTGGGATAATCAAAGAACGAGGTTTAATGCCCAggctgtttttaaattttagagtaATGGGGtgattgaatttgaaatttaggCTAATCTAATgtgtatgaattttgattcaatttaGCGGATTTTGtcggtttttttttcgaataagaTAAGAGAAgataagaatattaaaaaataaaaccaattaaaatacattaaaaatttaaaagcctcagtgttttttttttagattccACCCCCTACGGGACGACGCTATGCAAAACGCGTTAAAGCGTTGTAAATAGTTTCAAGTAAACCaggatcattaaaaaaaaatcaagtaggCGTTGGAATATCAGAtgcatgtcttggataaattcatttaatatcTACTGTCGATCGCCAGATGTTTTATAGCGATAGTAAATGGCTTAATTAACGACCCACGTTTACCACGGTTCATCGCCTACTGcgaggtattttttaatgaccaTTACAGTGAAGCACTGAAATATTACTCTGCGAAGTAATTGTGTTATTAGTGTTGCTTTGGTAAAGGGAACCTGCAAGAATTTGTCGAACCCCGAAAATGCGGTAACACCCTCGATGTTGGCTTGCGAAACCAAATAATTTCAGACCGAATTTTTCGGAGGTTTCGTCATTCtccttcaatttttagttaaaaaatgattttgttgCATTAAATGCGTTAAAGatggaaaaaaaagtatttcgCGGCATTTAACTGTCGGAATTTgacttcaaaaacttaaaagaaatcacttttaatcctttaaattcaaattcaaaatttgtgaaataaaaaaaaatcaacaaaaatgggcaaaaacaaacgaaaaaaattcgtaaaattcaagataaatttttaaaatccaaacGCGCAACTTTTACACTGAGGAATCGTGCCATTTTCTCTTCTCATCCCATATAACCCATCTGGGGTAGCTGGAGTTTACGACTCGAACAAATCGTCAGCAACTGAAAAATACCCAAAATATCATTCTTCAATTGAagaatcctaaaattttgtgcTTTGTAAGTAACCCGAGCTAACCTGGACTGGTAGTAACATgcgctaacctgaactaacctgagcTGCTCTAATTACAgcaatttatataatttttgtacagGCACATGTATAGGAACATATTGGGAGTGTGAGTAATACACGATATTCAGATCGCAATTAAAGAATCCTCTTGAGAGCTCATTTAATCgctaatagtaataaaatagcAATACCTTCCCTGGAAGTTCCATCACCATAGCACGAAATTCTATGTCGTGAAATATTAACCGCAAATCGAGCACAAAATCCAACACAAAATCTTGTTTGATTAAGCGAACCGTGGAAAATGAAACCCGACCTGAGGGTTTTAGTTAGGCCGGCGTAAGGGTAAAAGTAACGGTTAAGGGTGCAGGTTGTCTTTGGAGCATTGGTAGAAAAACTACTGATGGCACCACTCTGCGATCAGACGCAGAATCTTCCAGTAAAAAAGCTTGCATTACATACCCGGGCAATTCTGAAGAATTTTCGTCATTCTGCAAATCTCTGTTGGCTTGTGGTAAGGCATAAGTGGCTGGAAGTTGGGCTTTTCTTGCGGCATTTTGAAGCGATTGACTTACCTCCAGTGGCAGTTCGAACTTTGAAGAATTCTTCTTTGGGGTGTCCGGTTCTTCTTCTACTGTGGCGCCCTCTTTATGGCCATCTTCTGAGTTATCCTGAGTTTGTTGATCCTGATTTGCGTCTGTGTGACCGTTAAAGGATGGATGAAATGGTAATACTGGTTGGTGGTTGTACAGGTGGCGTTGAAACAAATCTCTTTCCAGGAATGATTGGGGGCAAATAGGGCACTTGAACGGGCTGTTTTCGTTGATGGAATGAGTTCTCTCGTGGATGAACAGCATTGGTAGCAACGGGGAAGAGAACGTGCAAAAAGAACATTGGTAGGGCTTTGCGttgatttcatcaaaaactgTAGAGAGCACGTTTTGAATTCCAAACGACTTTGAGGCCAAGTCGCTGCTTCCATTAGGGGTTTTCGGGCTGGGGCTTGCGCGCTCTATTTTTATAGGTTTGCTTTGCTTTTGATTGTGGCCAAATGATTGGTGCAGCTGCTCCAACTCGGACCATTTCTCGAGGCCCGTTTGACCGTGGTCGCTGATCAGGTGGGCTTTCAGCCATTTCGTGCTGCGAAATCTTCTGCTGCAGATGGGACACACTTCCGTGAAATGAGTAAAATAGCGTTGGCTTAAGTCAGCGAGATCTCCAGGCTTAGGATTCATGGGTTCAGGTTCTGGAGTAGAAGTACGTGGATGAGGAGCAGCTTCCTCTGGTTTTTTCGGCTGGATAATGCTGGCGCCATACTCAACGATGCCATGGGTGTTGTGCTTGTGAACGcgaagaaaatatttgctgCAAAGCTCCTTGTTGCAAATGTCGCAAACGACTCCGCCGATTTGAGCCCCGCTTTCGATCTCAATGCCGTGCATTCTCTGCATGTGGGTTTTCATAAAGTACTTGTTGCAGAGTTCCTTGTTGCATATCTCGCAGTAACTGCTAGTGGGAGTTACGTTGACTGATAAGCGTCTTTCTGGTACATTGCTATTCGGCATAAACAGTTTGCTAGTGGATTTATCTGTCATAAGCTCGGCACCAGCACATTCCTCCTTGGAGCCTTCAGGAGTTGCAGTGGCAGTGGAATGGATTTCCAGAATGTGCTTCTTCATCTCCTCGCCATTCTGGAAGTCCTTTCCGCACAGGTCGCATAGAGTGTTGTTGTTGCTGTTCTCAGAGTCGGCTCCTTTTTCGAAATCCGCAGTGTCTTCCAGAAGCAGCCCATGCTCAGCCACCATGTGAGCATGCAGAAAAAAGCGATTTTCGAATCTTTTATTGCAAAGGTTGCAATTGGTTGCAACCCTAGAGACATCAATGTCATTTAGTTGAAGGATCATGGTCTGCAGCTTCTGCAAGTCTTCGCTAATGGTTTCAGGATTTAGAGACTTCTCTGGTGTTGCGGTTATGCATCTCTCGTCATTTTTCATTTGCTCTTCGCTGACCTCCGAACTATGCTGAACCAACCTAGTGCCAGCTTCTAGACTGCCTTCAAACTCCTTTGGGGACATTCTTCTGTGTACTGTGCTATTGTGCAACTGAGCCAAGCTGCTGTTTTGGAACTTAATCCCGCACATGTCGCAACTGATTTCGCTAGGTGACGTAGTTTTTCGATCGCTCATTTGTTGCTGCTCGGTCACGATCAGATTTAAGGGACTAGTTTGCGTGGTGAAGGACCACGAGTGGTTGTTCGAACCTTCCGATTTTTGATCCTTTTCCTCGGCAATGTAGATTCCATGGCGTTTCATCTTATGCGTGCgcagaaaatatttgttgcAATACTCTTTGTTGCACATTTCGCAAAAGGCTTTGGGATTCATGACGCCTATTCTCCTAAGGCGACTGGTCAGATCAAGTTCTCGGCTGGACTGACTTGGTGACATCTTCACAGAATCATAAAATAAGAGGTTGTCGTCTGATTCGTTTTTGATTGAGGTAGTTTCGGTTTGAACGTTACTGTGGCTGCCGCACACTTCGGCCATTTGGTCTTCAGCAGTTACTTTGTCGCTCTCGCTGGATGATGATGGGCCATTAGATGTCGAAGTTGAAACCCGATTCTGGACATCGTTAAATTCGCTGTCTGGATAAGCCGGCACGGATTGTTTGGGTTTGTTCGTGAATCCACACGGAAAGGCCACACTGTAGGGATTCAATAAACTTATAGATTTATTATCGGTCTTTACAGTTACTTCAGGGCTCTGTACGGCGCCTAGTGGCTTCAAATTCACGTTGCTTACGTAGGATGGATTGTTTCCACTAGATGGAAGTTGCTCGTTACTCGATACATCACTGTAAATACCGTGTTTATTGGCTTTGTGGGTTTTGAGAAAGTACTTATTACAAAACTCCTTATTGCACAGTCCACAATAGGCATCCAAGTTGAAGATCCGGATTGGCTTAATTTGTATGTTCTCAGCCTGGCCGTATTGAGACATGGCCATGAATACGGGATTTGTAGAGTTCAAGGACATGGTATGCAGGTTGTTCTGTAGCCAGTCTTTATTTCGCAGCTCATCTGTCCATTGCATATCAGATTTCTGTAGCGTCAGGCATAAAGGTGAATCTTCAAATGACGTTGAAGGAGTGCTGGTTCCCAGATCATCTTCCAGTTCCTTTTTCGGCTTGACATGTCGATGTTCGCAAATGTTATGTTTATCCAGCTGCTCTTCGGATTCGAACGTTAAGCTGCATGAGGGGCATCGCAATTCAATATTATCGAAGGATTCTACGGTTTTTCCATCCAAATAGGACGAGTTGGAACTGAACGCCTCTGTCAACCCTGGTTCGGAATTGAAGATTCTAATGGGAGTAGATTGTTTTCTGCGTTTCTTTGATG of the Euwallacea similis isolate ESF13 chromosome 8, ESF131.1, whole genome shotgun sequence genome contains:
- the LOC136410561 gene encoding zinc finger and BTB domain-containing protein 41, with amino-acid sequence MTSVTIPSSTGLLQHGGYPSTREQISNSTSNFQQSRNSKRCRNIPSASESSKKRRKQSTPIRIFNSEPGLTEAFSSNSSYLDGKTVESFDNIELRCPSCSLTFESEEQLDKHNICEHRHVKPKKELEDDLGTSTPSTSFEDSPLCLTLQKSDMQWTDELRNKDWLQNNLHTMSLNSTNPVFMAMSQYGQAENIQIKPIRIFNLDAYCGLCNKEFCNKYFLKTHKANKHGIYSDVSSNEQLPSSGNNPSYVSNVNLKPLGAVQSPEVTVKTDNKSISLLNPYSVAFPCGFTNKPKQSVPAYPDSEFNDVQNRVSTSTSNGPSSSSESDKVTAEDQMAEVCGSHSNVQTETTSIKNESDDNLLFYDSVKMSPSQSSRELDLTSRLRRIGVMNPKAFCEMCNKEYCNKYFLRTHKMKRHGIYIAEEKDQKSEGSNNHSWSFTTQTSPLNLIVTEQQQMSDRKTTSPSEISCDMCGIKFQNSSLAQLHNSTVHRRMSPKEFEGSLEAGTRLVQHSSEVSEEQMKNDERCITATPEKSLNPETISEDLQKLQTMILQLNDIDVSRVATNCNLCNKRFENRFFLHAHMVAEHGLLLEDTADFEKGADSENSNNNTLCDLCGKDFQNGEEMKKHILEIHSTATATPEGSKEECAGAELMTDKSTSKLFMPNSNVPERRLSVNVTPTSSYCEICNKELCNKYFMKTHMQRMHGIEIESGAQIGGVVCDICNKELCSKYFLRVHKHNTHGIVEYGASIIQPKKPEEAAPHPRTSTPEPEPMNPKPGDLADLSQRYFTHFTEVCPICSRRFRSTKWLKAHLISDHGQTGLEKWSELEQLHQSFGHNQKQSKPIKIERASPSPKTPNGSSDLASKSFGIQNVLSTVFDEINAKPYQCSFCTFSSPLLPMLFIHERTHSINENSPFKCPICPQSFLERDLFQRHLYNHQPVLPFHPSFNGHTDANQDQQTQDNSEDGHKEGATVEEEPDTPKKNSSKFELPLEVSQSLQNAARKAQLPATYALPQANRDLQNDENSSELPGYVMQAFLLEDSASDRRVVPSVVFLPMLQRQPAPLTVTFTLTPA